Below is a genomic region from Candidatus Latescibacterota bacterium.
CACCCGTAAATTGAAGCCTGTCAATCGGATGAGATTTTTCTGGTAAATGCTGTTGACACTCCCATGAAAACCACTATATATTGGGTCCTGCTGCAGGCACCTACTCCAGATATTGTTAGGTCTGAGATGGTCCGGGATTGCCGGAAAGCTTCTGCAGCGGCCAGATATGAAAGGAAAATCAAGATGAAGACCTCTACAGACCGGCCAGTCGAGACAATGACCGGAACACGAGATAAGGCCGGGATGGTTCAGCAGAATCTGCTTACTGCATTCACTCATATAAGAAAAAGAGACGGCCGAATCGTACCGTTCGACATGGACAAGATCCGCAGAGCTGTGCTAAAAGCCGGCCGAGCAACCGGCGAATTCTCTGAAGATATGGCCGGAACGCTTTCGGTCCGCATATTGAGCATCGCCCATGCTGTCCATGGCAGCAGAGGGCCTTCGGTAGAACAGGTACAGGACATAGTGGAAGAGGTCCTCCTTGCTTCCCCGTTCAAGAAGACCGCCAAGGCCTATATCCTCTATCGTGACCAGCACGCCAGGATACGCGAGATGGTCAAGAAGGCTGACCTTGACCTGATTGACAATTACCTCGAAAAACTGGACTGGAAGGTGAAGGAAAACAGTAATATGGCCTACTCTCTTCAGGGCCTTAATAACTACATCTCGAGCGAAGTGAGCAAGACCTACTGGCTGAACAAGATCTATACTGCCGAGGTCCGGGAGGCACACAGCTCTGGAGCCCTTCACATTCACGACCTCGGATTGCTGTCGGTATACTGCGTCGGATGGGATCTCCAGGATCTGCTCAGAAGCGGGTTCCAGGGGGCGGCAGGTAAGGCTGAAAGTCTTCCCGCAAAGCATTTCAGAACGGCCCTTGGCCAGATCGTGAACTTTTTCTATACCCTTCAGGGAGAGGCTGCGGGCGCGCAGGCATTTTCTAATTTTGACACTCTCCTCGCACCGTTTATCCGTTATGACGGCCTCGATTACAAGCAGGTCAAACAGGCGCTTCAGGAATTCGTATTCAACGTAAACGTGCCGACCCGGGTCGGGTTCCAGACACCGTTCACCAATCTCACCATGGATCTTCAACCACCTTCTACCCTGGCGAACGATGCCGTGATAATCGGGGGGAAGAATCAGAATGAGACATACGGTGAGTTCGGCGAAGAGATGTTGATGCTGAACAGGGCGTTCCTTGAGATCCTCTCGGCCGGAGACGCAAAAGGAAGGGTCTTCACATTCCCTATTCCCACTTACAACATATCGTCCGATTTCGACTGGGACGCTCCGGGGCTCGAGAGACTCTGGGAAGTGACGGCAAAATACGGCATCCCTTATTTCGCTAATTTCGTTGGCTCGAGCATGTCCCCGGAAGACGCAAGATCGATGTGCTGTCGACTCAGACTCGATCTTCGTTCGCTTGAAAAGAGGGGCGGCGGACTGTTCGGCGCGAATCCCCTTACAGGATCCATCGGAGTGGTGACGATAAACATGCCCCGCCTCGGGCATCTGGCAGAGAACGAAGAAGATTTCATGAGAAGGCTCGATCACCTCATGGAGATTTCCAGGACAAGCCTCGAAACGAAGCGAAAGGTTCTCGAGGGGTTTACAGAGAAGAACCTTTACCCCTATACCAAATTCTATCTCAGAAACATGAGGGAACATCACAACTGCTACTGGTTCAATCATTTCTCGACGATCGGACTGGTCGGTCTGAACGAGGCCTGTATCAATTTTATGGGAGACAACATCGGCTCCTCCGAAGGTCTGGCCTTCGCTTCCAGAGTCCTCGATTTCATGAGAGAGAAACTCGTACAGTTCCAGGAAGAGACAGAAAACTTCTACAATCTCGAAGCCACTCCAGCAGAGGGAACCTCTTACAGGCTGGCAAGGATCGACCTGGACAAGTACCCTGACATCCGATGCTTCGACAAGAACAGTAGCCTCGGAAACTCATTACCATTCTACACGAATTCAAGTCAGCTGCCGGTCGATTATACTGATGACGTCTTCCACGTACTCGACCTGCAGGACGATCTCCAGAAAAAGTATACCGGAGGCACGGTCCTGCATATCTTTCTCGGCGAGGCGATCGCCGACCCGAAGGCAGTCGGAGAATTCGTAAAGAAAGTCTGCCAAAATTACAGCCTGCCGTACTTCACAATTTCTCCGACCTTCTCCGTATGCCCCAGCCACGGGTATCTGAAGGGAGAACAGGCGGTCTGTC
It encodes:
- a CDS encoding ribonucleoside triphosphate reductase is translated as MVQQNLLTAFTHIRKRDGRIVPFDMDKIRRAVLKAGRATGEFSEDMAGTLSVRILSIAHAVHGSRGPSVEQVQDIVEEVLLASPFKKTAKAYILYRDQHARIREMVKKADLDLIDNYLEKLDWKVKENSNMAYSLQGLNNYISSEVSKTYWLNKIYTAEVREAHSSGALHIHDLGLLSVYCVGWDLQDLLRSGFQGAAGKAESLPAKHFRTALGQIVNFFYTLQGEAAGAQAFSNFDTLLAPFIRYDGLDYKQVKQALQEFVFNVNVPTRVGFQTPFTNLTMDLQPPSTLANDAVIIGGKNQNETYGEFGEEMLMLNRAFLEILSAGDAKGRVFTFPIPTYNISSDFDWDAPGLERLWEVTAKYGIPYFANFVGSSMSPEDARSMCCRLRLDLRSLEKRGGGLFGANPLTGSIGVVTINMPRLGHLAENEEDFMRRLDHLMEISRTSLETKRKVLEGFTEKNLYPYTKFYLRNMREHHNCYWFNHFSTIGLVGLNEACINFMGDNIGSSEGLAFASRVLDFMREKLVQFQEETENFYNLEATPAEGTSYRLARIDLDKYPDIRCFDKNSSLGNSLPFYTNSSQLPVDYTDDVFHVLDLQDDLQKKYTGGTVLHIFLGEAIADPKAVGEFVKKVCQNYSLPYFTISPTFSVCPSHGYLKGEQAVCPDCSAETEVYSRIVGYLRPVRQWNEGKLSEFHKRNTYTIGK